In Polaromonas sp. JS666, one genomic interval encodes:
- a CDS encoding PAS domain-containing sensor histidine kinase has product MPNTSLPESAYLPARDLLEKRYIRGLRSVLLMLLLGLPLVLGLSVVQHSAGAQIAIVAVALVLTGLAYWLLHRGHYPLASQLVVFSLIACSVAGILAYGSVRNALVLGFAGAVVTAGMTLGKRTLILSVALSAAALAALTWAEASGLLVKPDFGVGLRFWLILVLLLTGIAVSVYTSRQVVLQALREQHTELKRREQAEYELLLSETRFSRIFRSSPAAIVVQAMNDMTVLDVNPAFERLYGYSRGEFIGSTDAALWDDPKARKAFLRQMEATDRVINLPLDGRRKDGQLINVLLSSEIEGRGPERIVVSTITDATAETQARQAARQSAELFSKAFDFSPINMTITRVSDGKFLAVNSAEDLVQGFTASELIGRTSVDAGVWRDEEERKKFMEELRAQGQVQSHDRQMRHKDGTLIDCRMWAVIVEIAGEPCVLSSTINITEQKRREALLIDVARSLSTETGEAFFRSVVQHVAKAMEADLVMVGETADDQSVTSLAMVQDGLLQPNIRYELAGTPCDMVIGHSDLCVYGDGVQQLFPQDGFLVDGGYRAYAGVALRDADGTPIGIVNALWRKPQPLSPDRDALLQIFASRITAELMRLRRDREIARLNETLEQRVSERTDQLRATNAELESFGYSVSHDLQSPLRSIEGFSVLLARRLRGRLSHEEQRLFDRVKANVVRMHELINDLLALARVSKGKLLLEQVNLSALAQQVIAQERQREPQRQVRVTVQPGISAHCDSKFARIILENLIGNAWKYSRAQADAQIEFGALPTREGGRKMLFVRDNGAGFNMAYSASLFKPFHRLHHEHEFEGSGIGLATVHRILERHGGVIRAESTEGAGACFYFSFDPRFGPGAG; this is encoded by the coding sequence ATGCCAAACACCTCTCTGCCTGAATCCGCCTACCTGCCGGCCAGAGATCTGCTGGAAAAGCGTTACATACGCGGACTGCGGTCTGTACTGCTGATGCTGCTGCTGGGCCTGCCGCTGGTCCTGGGTCTGTCGGTGGTGCAACACAGCGCAGGCGCGCAGATCGCCATTGTGGCGGTGGCTCTCGTGCTGACCGGCCTGGCCTACTGGCTGCTGCACCGCGGCCACTACCCATTGGCCAGCCAACTGGTGGTTTTCTCCCTGATCGCCTGCTCGGTGGCGGGCATTCTTGCCTACGGATCGGTACGCAATGCCCTGGTGCTGGGTTTTGCCGGCGCCGTGGTGACAGCCGGCATGACGCTGGGTAAAAGAACACTGATCCTGTCCGTGGCACTCAGCGCGGCAGCTCTTGCGGCACTGACATGGGCCGAGGCGTCCGGGTTGCTGGTCAAGCCCGATTTCGGGGTCGGCCTGCGGTTCTGGCTGATCCTCGTGCTGCTATTGACAGGCATCGCCGTCAGTGTCTACACCAGCCGCCAGGTGGTGTTGCAGGCGCTGCGCGAGCAGCATACCGAGCTGAAGCGGCGCGAACAGGCCGAATATGAACTGCTGCTGAGCGAAACCCGGTTCAGCCGGATATTCCGCAGCAGCCCGGCTGCGATCGTCGTGCAGGCCATGAATGACATGACGGTGCTGGACGTCAACCCGGCCTTCGAACGCCTGTATGGCTACTCCCGTGGCGAATTCATCGGCAGCACCGACGCCGCGCTCTGGGATGACCCCAAGGCACGCAAAGCCTTCCTGCGCCAGATGGAAGCGACCGACCGCGTGATCAACCTCCCGCTGGATGGACGCAGAAAAGACGGCCAGCTGATCAACGTCCTGCTGTCGTCCGAGATCGAGGGAAGGGGCCCGGAACGCATCGTGGTGTCCACCATCACCGACGCCACCGCCGAAACCCAGGCCCGGCAGGCGGCGCGCCAGTCGGCGGAGCTGTTTTCCAAGGCCTTCGACTTCAGCCCCATCAACATGACCATCACCCGGGTCTCCGACGGAAAATTTCTGGCCGTCAATTCCGCCGAAGACCTGGTGCAGGGTTTTACAGCCTCGGAGCTGATCGGGCGCACCTCGGTGGACGCCGGCGTCTGGCGCGATGAAGAGGAGCGCAAGAAGTTCATGGAGGAACTGCGCGCGCAGGGGCAGGTTCAAAGCCACGACCGGCAGATGCGCCACAAGGATGGCACCCTGATCGACTGCCGGATGTGGGCGGTGATTGTCGAGATCGCGGGCGAGCCCTGCGTACTCAGCTCGACCATCAACATCACCGAACAGAAGCGGCGCGAGGCTCTGCTGATTGATGTGGCAAGAAGCCTGTCGACTGAAACCGGCGAAGCCTTCTTCCGCTCCGTGGTACAGCATGTAGCCAAGGCCATGGAGGCCGACCTGGTGATGGTGGGCGAAACGGCTGACGACCAGAGCGTTACCTCGCTGGCCATGGTCCAGGACGGCCTGCTGCAGCCCAACATACGTTATGAACTGGCCGGCACACCCTGCGACATGGTCATCGGACACAGCGATCTCTGTGTCTATGGCGACGGTGTGCAACAGCTGTTTCCGCAAGACGGGTTCCTGGTAGACGGCGGCTACCGGGCCTATGCCGGCGTGGCGCTGCGTGATGCGGACGGCACCCCTATCGGCATCGTCAACGCCCTCTGGCGCAAGCCCCAGCCCCTGTCGCCGGATCGGGACGCACTGTTGCAGATTTTTGCCAGCCGCATCACGGCCGAGCTGATGCGGCTGCGCCGCGACCGCGAAATCGCCCGCCTCAATGAAACGCTGGAGCAGCGTGTCAGCGAACGCACCGACCAGCTCAGGGCGACCAACGCCGAACTCGAGTCTTTCGGCTATTCGGTATCGCACGACCTGCAGTCGCCGCTGCGCAGCATTGAAGGCTTCAGCGTGCTGCTGGCGCGCCGGCTCAGGGGGCGGCTCAGCCATGAGGAGCAGCGTCTGTTTGATCGGGTCAAGGCCAACGTCGTGCGCATGCACGAGCTGATCAACGACCTGCTGGCGCTCGCCCGGGTCAGCAAAGGCAAGCTGCTGCTTGAGCAGGTCAACCTCAGTGCGCTGGCGCAGCAGGTCATCGCGCAGGAGCGGCAGCGCGAGCCGCAGCGCCAGGTGCGGGTGACCGTCCAGCCCGGCATCAGCGCCCACTGCGACAGCAAGTTCGCCCGCATCATTCTGGAAAACCTGATCGGCAATGCCTGGAAATACTCACGCGCACAAGCCGATGCGCAGATCGAATTTGGCGCCTTGCCGACCCGCGAAGGCGGCCGCAAGATGCTGTTTGTGCGCGACAACGGCGCCGGCTTCAACATGGCCTACTCGGCCAGCCTGTTCAAGCCCTTTCACCGGCTGCACCATGAGCACGAGTTCGAAGGCAGCGGCATCGGCCTGGCCACCGTGCACCGCATTCTTGAACGGCACGGCGGCGTGATACGCGCCGAGTCGACCGAAGGTGCTGGCGCCTGCTTTTACTTCTCGTTCGATCCGCGCTTCGGGCCGGGTGCCGGTTAA
- a CDS encoding sulfurtransferase yields MDYTTLISVEQLQGLMARSQRLRVFDCSFDLMQPHAGEQQYLEAHIPGAVYADLDRALTARHGVPGAHGVITATGADAPASGGRHPLPNREKFATWLSSVGLANDMQAVVYDRNGANYCGRLWWMLKWAGHDKVAVLNGGLQAWQAAGGAVNSGEEPAHFAASFLLSPARATLVDAQTVAEQLGRSGQTLIDARAAPRFRGEVEPLDPVAGHIPGALNRPFSQNLGADGKFKPAAQLKAEFEALLGQRDPATVVHHCGSGVSAVPNLIAMEIAGLGRTGLYAGSWSDWCSDPDRPVAQGA; encoded by the coding sequence ATGGACTACACCACCCTGATTTCCGTGGAGCAGCTACAGGGGCTGATGGCCCGGAGCCAACGCCTGCGCGTGTTTGACTGCAGCTTTGACCTGATGCAGCCGCACGCTGGAGAACAGCAATACCTGGAGGCGCACATTCCCGGCGCCGTGTACGCCGACCTGGACAGGGCCCTGACCGCCAGGCACGGGGTGCCGGGCGCCCATGGCGTGATCACGGCCACCGGCGCCGACGCCCCCGCTTCAGGCGGGCGCCATCCGCTGCCCAATCGCGAAAAATTTGCCACCTGGCTGTCCAGCGTCGGCTTGGCCAATGACATGCAGGCCGTCGTCTACGACCGCAACGGCGCCAACTACTGCGGCCGCCTGTGGTGGATGCTCAAATGGGCCGGCCACGACAAGGTGGCGGTACTCAACGGCGGGCTGCAGGCCTGGCAGGCAGCAGGGGGCGCCGTCAACAGCGGCGAAGAACCTGCGCACTTTGCGGCCAGTTTTCTGCTCTCCCCTGCCCGCGCCACGCTCGTCGATGCGCAAACGGTGGCCGAACAGCTCGGACGCTCCGGCCAGACCCTGATAGATGCCCGTGCCGCACCCCGTTTCAGGGGTGAGGTGGAGCCACTGGACCCGGTGGCCGGCCACATTCCCGGCGCGCTGAACCGGCCTTTCAGCCAGAACCTCGGCGCCGACGGAAAATTCAAACCGGCAGCGCAACTGAAGGCCGAATTTGAAGCCCTGCTGGGCCAGCGCGACCCGGCCACCGTCGTGCACCACTGCGGCAGCGGTGTCAGCGCGGTGCCCAACCTGATCGCGATGGAAATTGCGGGCTTGGGTCGCACCGGCCTGTATGCCGGCAGCTGGAGCGACTGGTGCAGCGACCCGGACCGGCCAGTGGCACAGGGAGCCTGA